One Gloeothece verrucosa PCC 7822 DNA window includes the following coding sequences:
- the ftsH2 gene encoding ATP-dependent zinc metalloprotease FtsH2 — protein sequence MKISWRTVLLWTIPLLVVGFFLWQGTFTPATSMVGNNTASTRMTYGRFLEYVEAGRVLSVDLYEGGRTAIVQAVDPLIENQVQRLRVDLPSNSPELISKLTDKGVSLDVHPLRNDGALWGFLGNLLFPILLIAALFFLFRRSSNIPGGPGQAMNFGKSRARFQMEAKTGIMFDDVAGIDEAKEELQEIVTFLKQPEKFTAVGARIPKGVLLVGPPGTGKTLLAKAIAGEAGVPFFSISGSEFVEMFVGVGASRVRDLFKKAKENAPCLIFIDEIDAVGRQRGAGIGGGNDEREQTLNQLLTEMDGFEGNTGIIIIAATNRPDVLDSALMRPGRFDRQVIVDAPDVKGRLAILEVHARNKKLASEISLDAIARRTPGFSGADLANLLNEAAILTARRRKEAITMLEIDDAIDRVIAGMEGTPLVDSKSKRLIAYHEVGHAIVGTLIKDHDPVQKVTLIPRGQAQGLTWFTPNEEQGLTTKAQIMARIAGAMGGRAAEEEIFGYDEVTTGAGGDLQQVSEMARQMVTRFGMSDLGPLSLESQSGEVFLGAGLMTRAEYSEKVATRIDDQVRAIVEHGHQMAKQIIRDNREVIDRLVDLLIEKETIDGKEFRQIVAEYTHVPDKEELIPQL from the coding sequence ATGAAAATTTCTTGGAGAACCGTTTTACTCTGGACAATACCCCTGCTAGTGGTAGGGTTTTTCCTTTGGCAAGGGACATTCACGCCGGCCACCAGCATGGTAGGCAATAATACCGCCAGTACCCGCATGACCTACGGACGCTTTCTCGAATATGTAGAAGCCGGACGGGTTCTATCGGTTGACCTCTATGAAGGAGGACGCACAGCCATAGTCCAAGCAGTTGATCCGCTAATTGAAAATCAAGTGCAAAGGTTACGGGTGGATTTACCCTCTAATTCTCCAGAATTGATCTCTAAGCTAACCGATAAAGGAGTCAGCTTAGATGTACATCCTCTGCGTAATGATGGGGCGCTGTGGGGATTTTTGGGCAATTTACTCTTTCCCATTCTCTTAATTGCGGCTCTATTTTTCCTCTTCCGCCGTTCTAGCAATATTCCCGGCGGTCCAGGCCAAGCCATGAATTTTGGCAAATCTCGCGCGCGCTTTCAAATGGAAGCCAAAACCGGCATTATGTTTGATGATGTAGCCGGTATTGACGAAGCCAAAGAAGAATTACAAGAAATCGTTACCTTCCTCAAACAGCCTGAAAAATTTACCGCAGTAGGGGCAAGAATCCCCAAAGGAGTCTTATTAGTCGGGCCTCCCGGAACCGGTAAAACCCTACTGGCTAAAGCCATTGCCGGAGAAGCCGGCGTGCCTTTCTTTAGCATTTCGGGGTCCGAATTTGTGGAAATGTTCGTCGGGGTTGGGGCCTCCCGAGTCCGTGATTTATTTAAGAAAGCCAAAGAAAACGCACCCTGTTTAATCTTCATCGATGAAATTGACGCAGTAGGTCGTCAACGGGGGGCTGGTATCGGTGGTGGGAATGATGAACGCGAACAAACCTTAAACCAACTGTTAACCGAAATGGACGGGTTTGAAGGCAATACCGGCATTATTATTATTGCGGCTACCAACCGCCCTGATGTGTTAGACTCCGCCTTGATGCGTCCGGGACGTTTTGACCGTCAGGTAATCGTCGATGCGCCCGATGTAAAAGGACGTTTAGCGATTTTAGAAGTTCACGCCCGCAATAAAAAATTAGCCTCAGAAATTTCCTTAGATGCGATCGCCCGTCGGACTCCTGGGTTTAGTGGGGCAGATTTAGCCAACTTACTGAACGAAGCCGCTATTCTCACGGCCCGTCGTCGTAAAGAGGCGATTACCATGTTAGAGATAGACGATGCGATTGACCGGGTAATTGCCGGTATGGAAGGCACTCCCTTAGTAGATAGTAAGAGTAAGCGGCTAATTGCTTATCATGAAGTGGGTCACGCCATCGTGGGGACTTTAATCAAAGATCACGACCCTGTACAGAAAGTTACCCTAATTCCTAGAGGACAAGCACAAGGGTTAACTTGGTTCACTCCTAATGAAGAACAAGGGTTAACCACCAAAGCGCAAATCATGGCCCGCATTGCCGGTGCGATGGGAGGCCGAGCCGCCGAAGAGGAAATCTTTGGTTATGATGAGGTTACCACCGGTGCCGGGGGAGACTTACAACAAGTTTCAGAAATGGCCCGTCAAATGGTGACACGTTTCGGGATGAGTGATTTAGGTCCTTTGTCTTTAGAGAGTCAAAGCGGAGAAGTATTTTTAGGGGCGGGTTTAATGACTCGCGCTGAATATTCTGAAAAGGTAGCCACGAGAATTGACGATCAAGTGCGGGCCATTGTCGAACATGGTCATCAAATGGCTAAACAGATTATTCGGGATAATCGAGAAGTGATTGACCGTTTGGTTGATTTGTTAATCGAGAAAGAAACCATTGACGGCAAAGAGTTCCGTCAGATTGTGGCTGAATATACCCATGTTCCTGACAAAGAAGAGTTAATTCCTCAGCTTTAA
- a CDS encoding late competence development ComFB family protein, translating to MSNVIHKYINVMEELVEIEVNKQLKNLPPMFLKYRDCLNPVEIQTYALNHLPCLYASSTAGKFYQLEKGKTQLSEQIQTTVTRAIASVLRDPIRQSEPLLESINPDCISSVEQEKLEQLEKAVIHLQAYLQEHNLIEDDDEIRADNLLKIIRNSLREVTRPVDQVLLELQEYLFQKQLIGINCQIHLGNLVEVIRLVLKQRITHHAAKIASQQALEKMSDLEYYLSMKDELEQEQETEYGNNFISEFGQLIRDNYSGQVMGDEKASLKRRR from the coding sequence ATGAGCAATGTTATTCATAAATATATCAATGTGATGGAAGAATTGGTAGAAATTGAAGTCAACAAACAGTTAAAAAATTTACCTCCAATGTTTCTCAAGTACCGAGATTGTCTTAACCCGGTGGAAATTCAGACTTATGCCCTTAATCATTTACCCTGTTTGTATGCCAGCAGTACCGCCGGAAAATTTTATCAACTTGAAAAAGGAAAAACCCAATTATCAGAGCAAATTCAAACCACAGTAACCCGAGCAATAGCATCAGTTTTAAGAGACCCCATTAGACAATCAGAACCTTTATTAGAATCAATCAATCCTGACTGTATTTCAAGCGTTGAGCAAGAAAAATTAGAACAGCTTGAAAAAGCCGTTATTCATTTACAAGCTTATTTACAGGAACATAATTTAATTGAAGATGACGACGAGATCAGGGCTGATAATTTATTAAAAATTATTCGGAATAGTCTGCGAGAAGTAACAAGGCCTGTCGATCAAGTTTTACTTGAGTTACAGGAATATTTATTTCAAAAACAATTAATTGGCATTAACTGTCAAATCCACTTAGGGAATTTAGTAGAAGTTATTCGCTTGGTTCTCAAACAGAGAATAACTCATCATGCCGCCAAAATTGCTAGTCAACAAGCTTTGGAAAAAATGTCGGATTTGGAATATTACTTATCGATGAAAGATGAACTAGAACAAGAACAAGAAACTGAGTATGGCAACAATTTTATCAGTGAATTTGGACAGTTAATTCGAGATAATTATTCAGGCCAAGTCATGGGGGATGAAAAAGCCAGTTTAAAAAGAAGAAGATAA
- a CDS encoding LysR family transcriptional regulator, translating into MIQATLHQLRVFEATARHGSFTKAAEELYITQPTVSSQVKQLTKAIGLPLFEQIGKRLYLTEAGNELLKTCQDVFDRLDNFDMKIADLKGTKQGSLRLGVITTTKYFVPRLLGAFCEQYPGIDISLQVTNHQQLHQRMLNNEDDLYILSQIPEDVDLNSQAFLDNPLVVVARKGHPLAKKSRIPISELNGEPFIMRETGSGTRQAALKLFNQHRVSVKVRLELGSNEAIKQAIAGGLGISVLSKHTLLSTSEDLTILDVQHFPIERSWYVGYLAGKQLSVIARTFLQFLIDETKSMEIYDFSKNGNGYSIAV; encoded by the coding sequence TTGATACAGGCAACTCTACATCAGTTAAGAGTTTTCGAGGCAACGGCCCGTCACGGAAGCTTCACCAAAGCGGCAGAGGAATTATACATTACTCAACCTACTGTTTCGAGTCAGGTTAAGCAACTGACGAAGGCCATCGGTTTACCTCTATTTGAACAAATCGGTAAACGCCTCTATCTGACTGAAGCCGGTAATGAATTATTAAAGACTTGTCAAGATGTGTTTGACAGACTCGATAACTTTGATATGAAAATTGCCGACTTGAAGGGGACGAAACAGGGTAGCCTCCGTTTGGGGGTAATTACCACGACAAAATACTTTGTTCCTAGATTGTTAGGAGCTTTTTGTGAACAGTATCCGGGAATCGATATATCCTTACAAGTCACCAATCATCAGCAGCTACATCAGCGAATGCTCAATAATGAAGATGATTTGTATATTTTAAGTCAAATTCCCGAGGATGTTGACCTTAACAGCCAAGCTTTTTTAGATAATCCTTTAGTTGTCGTAGCCAGAAAAGGTCATCCTTTAGCTAAAAAGTCAAGAATTCCCATTAGCGAACTCAATGGAGAACCTTTTATCATGCGTGAAACGGGTTCAGGAACTCGTCAAGCCGCACTCAAACTGTTTAATCAACATAGGGTTTCTGTGAAAGTGCGTTTGGAACTCGGCAGTAATGAAGCGATTAAACAAGCCATTGCCGGGGGTTTAGGGATCTCAGTGCTGTCTAAGCATACCCTACTGTCTACGAGTGAAGACCTTACGATTTTAGATGTTCAGCACTTTCCCATTGAAAGATCTTGGTATGTGGGTTACTTAGCCGGTAAACAATTATCAGTGATTGCGAGAACTTTTTTACAGTTTCTCATTGATGAAACTAAAAGTATGGAGATCTATGACTTTTCTAAAAATGGCAATGGTTACTCTATAGCTGTATGA
- a CDS encoding CmcJ/NvfI family oxidoreductase: protein MEASVISPVVENLPFVEASLNYLIPMKEKPVNYTYDPPPGVPQRSGTYETRKLPILNGRLIATNLSLDKQGFVLLESPSPDLNFYDDHQVRSIYYPHATQFLSKVLDAAKVVVFDHNVRNARRAKLGEKTAKEPVKVVHNDFTLLSGYQRARDELAALGVDNIEELLQKRFSIVNLWRPLAEPVQESPIAVCDGQTIALTDFMAADLVYRERVGETYLVSYNPAQRWYYFPQMRRDEVLLLKCFDSDSNCQTRFTAHTAFDDPTSSADAPPRESIELRTLVFY from the coding sequence ATGGAAGCTTCCGTAATTAGTCCAGTTGTTGAGAATTTGCCTTTCGTTGAGGCGAGTCTCAATTACCTCATTCCCATGAAAGAAAAACCCGTTAACTATACCTATGATCCCCCGCCAGGTGTTCCTCAACGGAGTGGAACCTATGAAACTCGTAAGCTTCCCATCCTCAATGGTCGATTAATTGCCACAAATCTATCTCTTGACAAACAAGGGTTTGTACTACTGGAAAGCCCAAGTCCAGACCTTAACTTCTACGATGACCATCAAGTGCGCTCAATTTATTATCCTCACGCCACACAGTTTCTGAGTAAGGTATTAGATGCGGCTAAAGTGGTAGTATTCGATCACAATGTTCGCAATGCTCGGCGAGCTAAACTAGGAGAAAAAACGGCAAAAGAGCCAGTCAAGGTGGTCCATAATGACTTTACTCTCCTTTCTGGCTATCAACGTGCGCGAGACGAATTAGCCGCCCTTGGGGTCGATAATATCGAGGAACTGTTGCAAAAAAGATTTAGTATCGTTAATCTTTGGCGACCTCTGGCTGAACCGGTTCAAGAATCTCCTATTGCCGTATGTGATGGCCAAACCATAGCCTTAACAGATTTTATGGCGGCTGACCTTGTGTATCGTGAGCGCGTCGGTGAAACCTATTTAGTTTCGTATAATCCGGCCCAGCGATGGTATTATTTTCCCCAAATGCGACGCGATGAAGTCTTGCTTCTCAAGTGTTTTGACTCAGACTCTAATTGTCAGACAAGGTTTACGGCTCATACAGCGTTCGATGACCCCACCAGTTCAGCCGATGCGCCGCCCAGAGAAAGCATTGAGCTTCGGACGTTGGTTTTTTATTAG